One Paramisgurnus dabryanus chromosome 9, PD_genome_1.1, whole genome shotgun sequence genomic window, GAGTAAACATATCAGAGAAATCCAGAACAGACATGAATGtgtttctatttctctctccaggAGTTTAAGGGCAAAGAGAACAGAACCAGCCTACTCTGTAAAAAGAATCGAAAAGGCGGGCTGTAACCTTGCCACCTGCTCCGTGCACGAGCTCGCCCACCTGTTGCACATAATGCGGACCAAGATGAACAACGCCCCCCCTGAGAAGATCAGCTCTAAGGGCTACGGTCGTCGACGAAGGCGGTCGCTCCCACCAACCCTCCCAACTTTCGATGAAGGCCGTCTAAAGCTGGCCTGGATCCAAAAACTTAAAAGGCGAGGCACCTGAAAAGGGACTTAACAAATGCACTTCTGTGGTTTGTCCAGAGCATTTGGCTCAGTTTACAAAGTGAAATACTACTGAAACATCTATGCTGAACGTTAGTGTACTCTTCTCAGGCACAAAGGTGTTGAGACAACAACAAGTCCAAGCAACTGGATCATCCTTCTCTCCATCATGTGCCTGATTGATTGGCCAGAGAAGGATTCAGGTCGCTTGGAGAGAATGAGTGCTTGTGGGATAAGGAGGACTCCCCGTCAATTGGGGgaaaatttgatgttttttttttaaaaaagtcttgtttgGGTCTAAGGCAGTACGAGAGGACATAGGTGGTCAatgctctgtgtgtgtttagCAATCTTGTCATTCTTATGGACCGTTTGGGACTTGACTTTCTGTCTCTTGTGCAGCACAGATGTGTCATCTGCTGGTGGAACGAGGGAACAACCAAGGACACGACCACTGCCTACTCTACCTGCCAAACGATGACAGAGGAGGACACCGAGAATATATCAAGAGGGAAAGAGGACTAAGACGGTTTAAAGCTAATAATCCTGGACCTCTTTTTGGAAATATTAAGTATCGTTGTCCTCAAGATGCGTTTTGGGAACGTGCAAACGAGGACATCTACATACTTGAAGACTTATAGCTGTATCTATATCTTGGGAGATGTGCAATAATTTAAATTCACATGATTATGTAGTCTATTATTAAtgtgtatttatgtatattatgaaaaaaaactgtatacTACTAaatatgcatatatttatacctaTATAATGTACATGTATTCTTTAGATGGAACTATTGTATACGTAAAAAGGGCATTGTACAgttttaagtttattttgaaACGTCTAAACAGTGACTTACAATGCAAATCATTTTTCAGGAGTGATTTAATAATGTTACAGCAGTTAAATAAtaaccagagagagagagagagagagagagagagagagagagagagagagagagagagagagagagagagagagagagagagagagaatgtaaatgtgaatataatattgcattacctGAATGAGAAGTACAATTGTGTTTGTTTGGGTGCCATATACAGAGCTTTGAAGCGGAATAAACATCTTTCAATACAAATGACCAAACATCTCTTCGTTATTTATAAACAGAAAATGATTACATTAATGACTGTGTAACAGATAAGTTACAGACTATGTTATAAACAATACAAGATGTCGGAGTAATAAAAACAAGATCGCGTTTTAAAAGGTTGTGTGGAGGAAAGTGTTTCTCTGgtaaataaatgcattacaTACACAGTAGAGGGCGCTATTTGCTCTTGAGTTAGACACACTGAATGAATTGCAAAATAATACACTTGACTTTACAATTTTTGATAGGGTGTGAGGAATAACATGTGTGCGAGGTGGATAATAGGCCTATATTGTGTGAGAGAAGTAACAAATACAGAACAGCCTGTCAAAAGCAAAGTAAGTTAACGATAAGCTAATTTCCTGTgacacacacatgcaaacaAAAATGCAGTCTTGCGAAACATATCTTGCTTCAACAGATGGTAAGGCGAGATTTGCATTAACTGACTgcttaataaatgtttacattacagTGTAACATTCAAGTTTACCAGCTAAAAACGAATAATGTTACTAATAAATATGAACACTTACTCACATAAAGTTTTGGCCTACCACAGGTCAGGCGCACGCGGAGGTCTGTCTGCAGAAGACGTAAGTTAACGTTACTTAGCACGAGTCGAATTTAACCGTTTAACGCCAACTTTTTACTTTCAAACAGATTCTGCGTACCAATTCGCCTAAAGTTACCTATACTATGCCCAAaagtatgtatacatttgggtGCGTTGCAGAGGTGTATGCAAGTATACGGGAAACGAAGGAATCGTGGTTGCCTAGACAACACTGTGATGCTTCACACAACTCCTCGCACTTTAAGCATGCAAACAATCATTAACGTAATGTTAactgtataatataatgtattgaTTCAGCAAAGCACTAATTTATTAATTAAGTGTAGTCACCAAACCCCTCCTCCTCGCAATGAGTTGTGGGTAATATtgaattttaatattaaaattttcaccGGAAATAAGGATACTCGTCTTTTTAGGGATACTCATTATTTTATGAATATGAGTTGGGACACAATCATTTTAAATGCTATGTAGGACAGATAGTTGAATTGGGAGATATTATTACTTAGAATTAAAGGTACAAACGTTGTAattgggacagtaccctttcaaaaaggtacatctttgtacccaaaaagtgcatattagtacttcaaatgtacatattggcagttcagagatacatatttgtacctaaatggtacatattaggaccttttaaaagggtaccgccccagtgacagctttgtatttattttgttatacCTATGACAAATGTACTTTTTTATGTACTATGAGAAAAGAAAAAGAACTGAAATAAAGACAAACAGTATATGTAATAAAACTTATCCACACCACTAGGGGTCTACTAACTACCAAATATTGTTTAACACTCTGAGGGCATATGCAAAACActataaagataaaaaataagcaaGTCTAGTTCTTAAGAAACAATGCATATGGTAATTCCTTGAAAATATTGACCAAAAAGAGTGACTCACACAGCTTGGCACATTTTATGCATTAATATGCTCTCCACAATGAAAGTGTGAGGACTTTCACCTTTCCAAGTACCAGCACATGAAGGGTTAAGTGCTGTGACAGTTTTATCTTGTAAATGCAACTTGTCAGAGCCTTGAGTCAGATCTTCGCACCCAGACAGCAGCGAAACCACTAAGCACAGCAGTGTTTTTTGGGGACAGACACgcaaagagagaaaaagaagtGAAGACTGCAGGAAGAAGGTCTAAAGAGGTAAGCAGGTTCTTAGGGTATTtctttaaaactgttaagtaatGCATTGGCTGTTGGGTAGTTAGAACTGAAACGCTGTAACCTGTGCTCTCGTTCGGGTGACTTGTGCAGGTTTAAACCTGCTGCAGAGATGTTGGCTCATTCCATAACTCATACATAATGTGTGTAGATCATGCCAGCTGCTTTGTTTACAATTTATGTTTCTTAATAAAAGCATGTTAAATAGATTACAGATCTAAAGTGTTGTATTAGATGTGGTGACATTTTTTAATACTGAGGCATTTCCATTTTGAAAGTAGTGTTTgtgtacttgtgtttgtgccAAGACGAGAAATAACAACCGTCAGGCTCTTTAATGTTAACAGCTTCTTATGTCCAAGGAATATTCAGTGTGTGCTATAAAGCAAGtagtttgtatatttaaaaagtacaccAGGAAACACTGTATACTCTGTGTATCTGACATCGCCGGTGCACTGTACTGTAGTGGCTTGTGAGATCATTTTTAGTACTTGAATTTCCTTTTCCTGTTTGCAAAAACAGTGAGATTGTCTGTAAGCTTTCATCAGCACTTAGAGGTAAAACACTTCTACAAGTCTCATAAAAGATtcacaaatgtgtttgttttactAGAATGAGTTAgtggatttttttatacatCCATGAAGTAATCTGTCATTTGTAGATTTTCAAAGAATCCTTACTGGAATGCATTTTAAGGactttgtctgtctatctctcttaGGAGGTGCT contains:
- the admb gene encoding uncharacterized protein admb isoform X1 translates to MNLVLQKAFLCCVLSTLLPKITSADPLNRDDLKRLSDWLQGGVWRDVRSASLMHEGDSTSPPLEENSDTESYVPQQRSLRAKRTEPAYSVKRIEKAGCNLATCSVHELAHLLHIMRTKMNNAPPEKISSKGYGRRRRRSLPPTLPTFDEGRLKLAWIQKLKRHKGVETTTSPSNWIILLSIMCLIDWPEKDSGRLERMSACGIRRTPRQLGENLMFFF
- the admb gene encoding uncharacterized protein admb isoform X2 produces the protein MNLVLQKAFLCCVLSTLLPKITSADPLNRDDLKRLSDWLQGGVWRDVRSASLMHEGDSTSPPLEENSDTESYVPQQRSLRAKRTEPAYSVKRIEKAGCNLATCSVHELAHLLHIMRTKMNNAPPEKISSKGYGRRRRRSLPPTLPTFDEGRLKLAWIQKLKRCVICWWNEGTTKDTTTAYSTCQTMTEEDTENISRGKED